Proteins from a single region of Rhodovibrio salinarum DSM 9154:
- a CDS encoding methyl-accepting chemotaxis protein gives MPWPTLSLRVKSILVVALLLTVASVVLGAIDVTETRSTLSDRLTASLDKLVRQQSQALSGPLWNMNYEAAADNLETLKTEPAFQHAVVVSDGEKIAEAGTASQNVLTRTATIAHGDTTLGQLRLSLSTQPIDAAVAAAVRRTVIETAVILLIAVGVNLLALNSVLRPVNAIGRVMRQVAEGQDAAIPFQERRDEIGGMAQAAQVFKDNQAEMARLESEKQETERKASEERLKQRQAVANDFEQTVKSTVTEMGKSFDLVHREVGELTATAHRNRQSTQEASEASSRAHQAVQSVASATEELNGSVREIASNANQSTEVSQRAADRAKTTHETVGALDSAAGKIGEVLDLIRDIAEQTNLLALNATIEAARAGDAGKGFAVVAGEVKQLATQTQKATDEIASHVDGVQGATRRAVEEISGIATTIQQVDEYVQSIASATQQQDAATQEIAESAQQAAAAAQEAQAHLGEMTDAVAAAAESSGKVSSAVDGLHGDLTDLDHKTDAFLTDIRSA, from the coding sequence ATGCCTTGGCCGACACTCTCGTTGCGCGTGAAGTCGATACTCGTTGTCGCGCTCCTTTTGACGGTGGCCTCCGTCGTATTGGGTGCGATCGACGTTACGGAAACGCGGTCTACGCTTTCCGATCGGCTCACGGCTTCTTTGGACAAGCTGGTTCGCCAGCAGAGCCAAGCGCTCAGCGGTCCGTTGTGGAACATGAACTACGAGGCCGCCGCCGATAATCTCGAGACGCTGAAGACGGAACCGGCTTTTCAGCATGCGGTTGTGGTCAGCGATGGCGAAAAAATCGCCGAAGCGGGTACGGCGAGCCAGAACGTCCTGACCCGGACGGCGACGATTGCTCACGGGGACACCACTCTCGGTCAACTGCGCCTGAGCCTGTCCACCCAGCCGATCGATGCGGCCGTCGCAGCCGCGGTCCGCAGGACGGTGATCGAGACGGCCGTCATCCTGCTGATCGCCGTCGGGGTGAACCTCTTGGCCCTGAACAGCGTGTTGCGGCCGGTCAACGCCATCGGGCGTGTAATGCGTCAGGTGGCCGAGGGGCAGGATGCCGCGATCCCGTTCCAGGAGCGGCGCGATGAGATCGGCGGTATGGCGCAGGCCGCCCAAGTCTTCAAAGACAATCAGGCCGAAATGGCGCGCCTGGAAAGCGAGAAGCAGGAGACCGAGCGCAAAGCCTCGGAAGAACGCTTGAAGCAGCGCCAGGCGGTGGCAAACGACTTCGAACAAACGGTCAAAAGTACCGTGACCGAGATGGGCAAGTCGTTCGACCTCGTTCACCGCGAAGTCGGGGAGCTTACGGCGACCGCGCACCGCAACCGGCAGAGCACCCAGGAAGCCAGCGAGGCCAGCAGTCGCGCCCATCAAGCGGTCCAGTCCGTGGCGTCGGCAACCGAGGAGCTCAACGGGTCCGTCCGGGAGATTGCGAGCAACGCCAATCAGTCGACCGAAGTGTCTCAACGCGCCGCCGATCGCGCCAAGACGACACATGAAACGGTGGGCGCGCTCGATAGCGCCGCCGGCAAGATCGGCGAGGTGCTCGACCTGATCCGCGACATCGCGGAACAGACCAACCTGCTGGCGCTGAACGCGACGATCGAGGCGGCCCGCGCTGGTGATGCCGGCAAGGGCTTCGCCGTCGTGGCCGGCGAGGTCAAGCAGCTTGCGACCCAGACCCAGAAGGCGACGGACGAGATCGCCTCGCACGTTGATGGGGTGCAAGGCGCCACGCGGCGCGCGGTGGAGGAGATTAGCGGCATCGCGACGACCATCCAGCAGGTCGACGAATACGTCCAAAGCATCGCGTCCGCGACACAGCAGCAGGACGCGGCGACCCAGGAAATCGCCGAGTCGGCGCAGCAAGCAGCCGCGGCCGCCCAGGAGGCTCAAGCACACCTGGGCGAAATGACCGACGCGGTTGCCGCTGCCGCCGAGAGTTCAGGCAAGGTCAGTTCCGCCGTCGACGGGCTGCACGGCGACCTGACGGATCTCGACCACAAGACCGACGCCTTTCTCACAGACATCCGTTCCGCCTGA
- a CDS encoding ATP12 family chaperone protein has product MRSFQRFYTDAAAAPYDDGYAVTLDARPVKTPGARVDLTVPTRPLADAIAQEWADQGEQVDPPSMPLTALACTAHDVAGPRRQDLITAITRYAETDLVCYRAPKPPVLADREQEVWQPLLDWLALTFDARLDTTTGILPIEQPAAAKQALTAAVARYDAMHLAALSSSVHAAGSIVVGLALIEGRLSAEQAFHAAEVERTYQIEQWGEDLEASQERETLMRDLDAAERFVAHLGGVC; this is encoded by the coding sequence ATGCGCAGCTTTCAACGATTCTACACCGACGCCGCGGCGGCTCCGTATGACGACGGCTATGCCGTCACCCTGGATGCGCGACCGGTCAAGACGCCTGGGGCCCGGGTTGATCTGACCGTGCCGACCCGGCCGCTCGCCGACGCGATCGCCCAGGAATGGGCCGACCAGGGCGAGCAGGTCGATCCGCCCAGCATGCCGCTCACAGCCCTGGCCTGTACCGCCCATGACGTGGCCGGGCCCCGGCGACAAGACCTGATCACCGCGATCACCCGCTACGCCGAGACCGATCTGGTTTGCTACCGTGCGCCCAAGCCGCCGGTGTTGGCGGACCGGGAGCAGGAGGTCTGGCAGCCGTTGTTGGACTGGCTGGCGCTTACCTTCGATGCCCGGCTCGACACCACTACCGGCATTCTGCCGATCGAACAGCCGGCAGCGGCGAAACAGGCGCTGACCGCTGCGGTGGCGCGGTATGACGCGATGCATCTGGCCGCGCTGTCCTCGAGCGTGCACGCGGCTGGATCGATCGTCGTTGGCCTGGCCCTGATCGAGGGACGTTTGAGTGCCGAGCAGGCGTTTCATGCCGCGGAGGTCGAGCGGACCTACCAGATCGAGCAGTGGGGCGAGGATCTGGAGGCGTCGCAGGAGCGGGAGACGCTGATGCGGGATCTCGATGCGGCGGAACGGTTCGTGGCGCATCTCGGGGGCGTTTGCTGA